One Haemorhous mexicanus isolate bHaeMex1 chromosome 9, bHaeMex1.pri, whole genome shotgun sequence DNA segment encodes these proteins:
- the LEPR gene encoding leptin receptor isoform X3 has product MCWQIIPTMFVLMDFLQVAAAHCMVHPVPARNFTLPCVLLNETFWSPFSAGSWSGLRRELGAPKTKHLMNEENFLCCLWSASNIDCSLYRASMQARKFIPSEINLSAPQKIDWSWNMECWIRGRLDLLVCNLQLLKLDLRADLKVNLLYSGSELSLGAASTSSLQGTVRVAPCACRDQASCQCLVATPGLNHTYLLWLEMVAGGTALGSPLMALQPTDIVKPEAPVKLHLELAEKGQVKLCWSNPAPLPFPLQHQVRISAPPGHGDSQQMLQVVLESSMALDNALLDSPCSVQVRSRNLRGPGFWSDWSTPYNLTLGAQVLYFPARTLARAGSSLSFLCTVRNRSQPVAARELVWWLNLAEPLPASQTSVLSSRVSRVTLPELRASQPRGSFLYSALYCCHQSRQCHHTYAELYVVDMDFNISCETDGYLTKMTCRWSANPTTLLLGSLQLRYHRSQIYCSDFPSPSPNSEVKECLLQRNHSYECTFQPIFLLSGYTLWIEFKHSLGTLQSSPTCVIPADVVKPLPPSSVGAEVTRNTGLLNVSWSQPVFASRGLTFQIRWKAGSREEVPWQLYEVPNPAGSWAGIRVEQLCVEYVVQVRCRELEGSGYWSDWSRAAQTLVQDIRAPVQGPEFWRMVSEDPAGKQRNVTLLWKPLMQNDSLCSVSRYIIKHQTPGNPSWEEFVDHGTSWTFPWMEPTHTVTILAMNSVGISATNSNLTLSQQMSTVDAVQSLSAYLVNSTCVVVVWSLSPQIPGIKSFVIEWRNLNQEEQMKWLRVPPNLRKYFIYGGFETGSTGSLHVVLPIVFSTSVLLLGALLVSHQRMKKLLWEDVPNPKNCSWAQGVNFQQPETLEHLFAKHPEPMSCEPLLLEAEMVLEDISITRTSGKEEPGDFLGTDSTFPTPQDSECDSACSSSHFQSSSFCRSCQDGEGAAQGDLRYATVISSCASSGLCRRKTGPRSCLGSCSLGQHPIVLGAFCSAAWEVGSGALLVLPGCQPGRALSLLSSEGFSEPWHERSLCYLGVTALDKGHRDLLLTDSSRGTDLLTEGEGLQHISASVKEFIQSSLKPKGTVPYVPQFRMAAAKGQQATEKK; this is encoded by the exons ACTTCCTTCAGGTGGCAGCTGCCCATTGCATGGTCCATCCAGTTCCTGCCAGGAATTTCACActgccctgtgtgctgctgaatGAGACCTTTTGGAGCCCTTTCTCAGCTGGGAGCTGGTCTGGTTTGAGGAGAGAACTTGGAGCACCCAAAACCAAGCATTTAATgaatgaagaaaattttctgtGTTGCCTTTGGAGTGCCAGCAACATTGACTGTTCTTTGTACAGAGCAAGCATGCAGGCAAGGAAGTTTATTCCTTCAGAAATTAatctctctgctcctcagaAAATAG ACTGGAGCTGGAACATGGAATGCTGGATTAGAGGCAGGCTGGACCTGTTGGTTTGTAACCTGCAGCTTTTGAAGCTGGACCTGAGAGCTGACCTGAAGGTGAATCTTTTATACTCTGG gtcagagctgtccctgggggctgcatccacgagctctctgcagggcacagtgAGGGTGGCTCCGTGTGCCTGCAGGGACCAGGCCAGCTGCCAGTGCCTGGTGGCCACCCCGGGCCTCAACCACACCTACCTGCTGTGGCTGGAGATGGTGGcaggtggcacagccctggggtcaCCACTGATGGCCCTGCAGCCCACGGACATTG TGAAGCCTGAGGCCCCCGTGAAGCTGCACCTGGAGCTGGCTGAGAAGGGCCAGGTGAAGCTCTGCTGGTCCAACCCTGcccccctgcccttccctctgcagcaccaAGTGAGgatctctgctcctccaggacacggggacagccag CAGATGCTTCAGGTTGTCCTGGAAAGCTCCATGGCCCTGGACAATGCCCTGCTGGACTCTCCATGCTCAGTGCAAGTGAGGAGCAGGAATCTCCGTGGTCCAGGCTTCTGGAGTGACTGGAGCACACCCTACAACCTCACTTTGGGAG ctcaggtgcTGTActtccctgccaggaccctggCCCGCGctggctccagcctctccttcctGTGCACGGTGCGGAACCGCTCGCAGCCCGTGGCGGCCCGGGAGCTGGTGTGGTGGCTGAACCTGGCAGAGCCGCTCCCGGCCAGCCAAACCTCCGTGCTGAGCAGCCGCGTCAGCCGAGTGACCCTGCCCGAGCTGAGGGCCAGCCAGCCCCGGGGCAGCTTCCTCTACAGCGCCCTGTactgctgccaccagagccGCCAGTGCCACCACACCTACGCTGAGCTCTATGTCGTGG ACATGGATTTTAATATCTCCTGTGAGACCGATGGATACCTGACTAAAATGACTTGCAGGTGGTCTGCAAACCCAACCACCTTGCTCCTGGGGAGTCTGCAGTTAAGATATCACAG GAGCCAAATTTATTGCTCTGACTTTCCAAGCCCATCTCCAAACTCAGAGGTGAAAGAATGCCTTTTGCAGAGGAACCATTCCTACGAGTGCACGTTCCAGCCCATTTTCCTGTTATCTGGATATACCCTGTGGATAGAGTTCAAACACTCCCTGGGAACCCTGCAGTCCTCCCCAACCTGTGTCATCCCAGCAGATGTGG tgAAGCCTCTGCCCCCTTCCAGCGTGGGAGCAGAAGTGACCAGGAACACGGGGCTGCTGAACGTGAGCTGGAGCCAGCCTGTCTTTGCCAGCAGGGGTCTGACATTCCAGATCCGCTggaaggcagggagcagggaggaggttCCATGGCAG ctctaTGAggtcccaaaccctgcaggcagctgggctgggatccgAGTGGAGCAGCTTTGTGTGGAGTACGTGGTGCAGGTgcgctgcagggagctggaaggATCCGGCTACTGGAGCgactggagcagagcagcccagacCCTCGTCCAGGACATCAGAG CTCCCGTGCAAGGCCCGGAATTTTGGAGGATGGTTTCTGAGGATccagctgggaagcagaggaATGTTACACTCCTGTGGAAG CCCCTGATGCAGAATGACTCGTTGTGCAGCGTGAGCAGGTACATCATAAAGCACCAGACCCCAGGGAACCCCTCCTGGGAGGAGTTTGTGGATCATGGCACCAGCTGGACTTTCCCATGGATGGAGCCAACCCACACCGTCACCATCCTGGCCATGAATTCAGTTGGAATTTCTGCAACTAATTCCAAtttaactctatcccagcaaATGAGCACAG TGGATGCTGTGCAATCCCTGAGTGCTTACCTGGTGAACAGCACCTGTGTGGTTGTGGTTTGGAGTCTCTCCCCACAAATCCCTGGGATAAAATCCTTTGTGATTGAGTGGAGGAACCTGAACCAAGAGGAGCAGATGAAATGGCTGCGAGTTCCTCCAAATCtcaggaaatatttcatttatg GGGGATTTGAAACTGGGAGTACTGGCAGCCTCCACGTGGTTCTGCCCATTGTTTTCTCCACctcagttctgctgctgggagcGTTGCTGGTTTCACACCAAAG GATGAagaagctgctctgggaggatgTTCCCAACCCCAAGAACTGCTCGTGGGCGCAAGGAGTTAATTTCCAGCAG CCTGAGACTCTGGAGCATCTCTTTGCCAAGCACCCCGAGCCAATGTCATGTGAGCCGCTTCTCCTGGAGGCAGAGATGGTGCTGGAGGACATCAGCATCACCAGAACCTCGGGAAAAGAAGAGCCAGGGGATTTTTTAGGAACTGACTCCACATTTCCAACCCCGCAGGACTCGGAATGTGACTCTGCATGCTCCAGCAGCcacttccagagcagcagcttctgcaggagctgccaggacgGAGAAGGCGCGGCGCAGGGTGACCTCAGATACGCCACGGTGATCAGCAGCTGCGCCTCCAGCGGGCTGTGCCGCCGCAAAACcggccccaggagctgcttgggcagctgcagcctcgGGCAGCACCCCATAGTTCTGGGTgccttctgcagtgctgcttggGAGGTTGGCAGTGGggcactgctggtgctgcctggctgccagcccggcagggctctgtccctgctgtcctcgGAGGGCTTCTCGGAGCCTTGGCACGAGCGCAGCCTGTGCTACCTCGGGGTGACAGCCCTGGACAAAGGACACAGGGACCTGCTCCTGAcagacagctccaggggcacgGATCTGCTCACGGAGGGGGAGGGTCTCCAGCACATCTCAGCCAGTGTCAAGGAGTTTATCCAAAGCAGCCTCAAGCCTAAAGGCACCGTTCCCTATGTTCCACAGTTCCGGATGGCTGCAGCCAAAGGGCAGCAGGCCACGGAGAAAAAGTGA
- the LEPR gene encoding leptin receptor isoform X5, which translates to MCWQIIPTMFVLMDFLQVAAAHCMVHPVPARNFTLPCVLLNETFWSPFSAGSWSGLRRELGAPKTKHLMNEENFLCCLWSASNIDCSLYRASMQARKFIPSEINLSAPQKIDWSWNMECWIRGRLDLLVCNLQLLKLDLRADLKVNLLYSGSELSLGAASTSSLQGTVRVAPCACRDQASCQCLVATPGLNHTYLLWLEMVAGGTALGSPLMALQPTDIVKPEAPVKLHLELAEKGQVKLCWSNPAPLPFPLQHQVRISAPPGHGDSQQMLQVVLESSMALDNALLDSPCSVQVRSRNLRGPGFWSDWSTPYNLTLGAQVLYFPARTLARAGSSLSFLCTVRNRSQPVAARELVWWLNLAEPLPASQTSVLSSRVSRVTLPELRASQPRGSFLYSALYCCHQSRQCHHTYAELYVVDMDFNISCETDGYLTKMTCRWSANPTTLLLGSLQLRYHRSQIYCSDFPSPSPNSEVKECLLQRNHSYECTFQPIFLLSGYTLWIEFKHSLGTLQSSPTCVIPADVVKPLPPSSVGAEVTRNTGLLNVSWSQPVFASRGLTFQIRWKAGSREEVPWQLYEVPNPAGSWAGIRVEQLCVEYVVQVRCRELEGSGYWSDWSRAAQTLVQDIRAPVQGPEFWRMVSEDPAGKQRNVTLLWKPLMQNDSLCSVSRYIIKHQTPGNPSWEEFVDHGTSWTFPWMEPTHTVTILAMNSVGISATNSNLTLSQQMSTVDAVQSLSAYLVNSTCVVVVWSLSPQIPGIKSFVIEWRNLNQEEQMKWLRVPPNLRKYFIYDHFILVEKYQFSLYPVFAGGVGKARATEQFAQGGFETGSTGSLHVVLPIVFSTSVLLLGALLVSHQRMKKLLWEDVPNPKNCSWAQGVNFQQPETLEHLFAKHPEPMS; encoded by the exons ACTTCCTTCAGGTGGCAGCTGCCCATTGCATGGTCCATCCAGTTCCTGCCAGGAATTTCACActgccctgtgtgctgctgaatGAGACCTTTTGGAGCCCTTTCTCAGCTGGGAGCTGGTCTGGTTTGAGGAGAGAACTTGGAGCACCCAAAACCAAGCATTTAATgaatgaagaaaattttctgtGTTGCCTTTGGAGTGCCAGCAACATTGACTGTTCTTTGTACAGAGCAAGCATGCAGGCAAGGAAGTTTATTCCTTCAGAAATTAatctctctgctcctcagaAAATAG ACTGGAGCTGGAACATGGAATGCTGGATTAGAGGCAGGCTGGACCTGTTGGTTTGTAACCTGCAGCTTTTGAAGCTGGACCTGAGAGCTGACCTGAAGGTGAATCTTTTATACTCTGG gtcagagctgtccctgggggctgcatccacgagctctctgcagggcacagtgAGGGTGGCTCCGTGTGCCTGCAGGGACCAGGCCAGCTGCCAGTGCCTGGTGGCCACCCCGGGCCTCAACCACACCTACCTGCTGTGGCTGGAGATGGTGGcaggtggcacagccctggggtcaCCACTGATGGCCCTGCAGCCCACGGACATTG TGAAGCCTGAGGCCCCCGTGAAGCTGCACCTGGAGCTGGCTGAGAAGGGCCAGGTGAAGCTCTGCTGGTCCAACCCTGcccccctgcccttccctctgcagcaccaAGTGAGgatctctgctcctccaggacacggggacagccag CAGATGCTTCAGGTTGTCCTGGAAAGCTCCATGGCCCTGGACAATGCCCTGCTGGACTCTCCATGCTCAGTGCAAGTGAGGAGCAGGAATCTCCGTGGTCCAGGCTTCTGGAGTGACTGGAGCACACCCTACAACCTCACTTTGGGAG ctcaggtgcTGTActtccctgccaggaccctggCCCGCGctggctccagcctctccttcctGTGCACGGTGCGGAACCGCTCGCAGCCCGTGGCGGCCCGGGAGCTGGTGTGGTGGCTGAACCTGGCAGAGCCGCTCCCGGCCAGCCAAACCTCCGTGCTGAGCAGCCGCGTCAGCCGAGTGACCCTGCCCGAGCTGAGGGCCAGCCAGCCCCGGGGCAGCTTCCTCTACAGCGCCCTGTactgctgccaccagagccGCCAGTGCCACCACACCTACGCTGAGCTCTATGTCGTGG ACATGGATTTTAATATCTCCTGTGAGACCGATGGATACCTGACTAAAATGACTTGCAGGTGGTCTGCAAACCCAACCACCTTGCTCCTGGGGAGTCTGCAGTTAAGATATCACAG GAGCCAAATTTATTGCTCTGACTTTCCAAGCCCATCTCCAAACTCAGAGGTGAAAGAATGCCTTTTGCAGAGGAACCATTCCTACGAGTGCACGTTCCAGCCCATTTTCCTGTTATCTGGATATACCCTGTGGATAGAGTTCAAACACTCCCTGGGAACCCTGCAGTCCTCCCCAACCTGTGTCATCCCAGCAGATGTGG tgAAGCCTCTGCCCCCTTCCAGCGTGGGAGCAGAAGTGACCAGGAACACGGGGCTGCTGAACGTGAGCTGGAGCCAGCCTGTCTTTGCCAGCAGGGGTCTGACATTCCAGATCCGCTggaaggcagggagcagggaggaggttCCATGGCAG ctctaTGAggtcccaaaccctgcaggcagctgggctgggatccgAGTGGAGCAGCTTTGTGTGGAGTACGTGGTGCAGGTgcgctgcagggagctggaaggATCCGGCTACTGGAGCgactggagcagagcagcccagacCCTCGTCCAGGACATCAGAG CTCCCGTGCAAGGCCCGGAATTTTGGAGGATGGTTTCTGAGGATccagctgggaagcagaggaATGTTACACTCCTGTGGAAG CCCCTGATGCAGAATGACTCGTTGTGCAGCGTGAGCAGGTACATCATAAAGCACCAGACCCCAGGGAACCCCTCCTGGGAGGAGTTTGTGGATCATGGCACCAGCTGGACTTTCCCATGGATGGAGCCAACCCACACCGTCACCATCCTGGCCATGAATTCAGTTGGAATTTCTGCAACTAATTCCAAtttaactctatcccagcaaATGAGCACAG TGGATGCTGTGCAATCCCTGAGTGCTTACCTGGTGAACAGCACCTGTGTGGTTGTGGTTTGGAGTCTCTCCCCACAAATCCCTGGGATAAAATCCTTTGTGATTGAGTGGAGGAACCTGAACCAAGAGGAGCAGATGAAATGGCTGCGAGTTCCTCCAAATCtcaggaaatatttcatttatg ATCATTTTATCCTGGTTGAGAAGTACCAGTTCAGCCTCTACCCTGTGTTTGCTGGAGGAGTTGGCAAAGCCAGAGCCACGGAGCAGTTTGCCCAAG GGGGATTTGAAACTGGGAGTACTGGCAGCCTCCACGTGGTTCTGCCCATTGTTTTCTCCACctcagttctgctgctgggagcGTTGCTGGTTTCACACCAAAG GATGAagaagctgctctgggaggatgTTCCCAACCCCAAGAACTGCTCGTGGGCGCAAGGAGTTAATTTCCAGCAG CCTGAGACTCTGGAGCATCTCTTTGCCAAGCACCCCGAGCCAATGTCAT GA